A genomic segment from Thermodesulfobacteriota bacterium encodes:
- a CDS encoding AAA family ATPase: MEQIEDALRAGIPILYVTSPEEERVVTALEQSSRRLKRKLWLYTVSEGLWTVDFPPSENGPPEPVYGKPNPEFRDPVALLRNIKTTHVPKRGAIYLLLDFHEFLSDPVTRRLLRDLGAVLKAANSAVIILAPVASLPQVLENDVWCRAFPLPTRTELAASLGRYAERNADDGLAGIAADQVRAAVAEAGRGLTLKQFEQSVARAMVRRQGMITAAVADDIARARKDILRRTAALTWIDAEPGLNWGGLSALKQWLAERKRGFSDEARRAGLPAPRGILLLGVPGCGKSLAARMTAAFWNLPLARLETGGLFTSRVGGSEERTRQAISAVEAIAPCVLWIDEIEKAMAGISGSADSDAGTASRVFAALATWMQEKTAPVFVVATANSVAALPPELLRKGRWDEIFFVDLPGLGERREIAEIHLRKAGHDAVQADARLIAEHGEGLSGAEIEQAIVAGRYRAFAAGRSMTGGDVLAAMAGQVPLSVTMAEEISALREWAAVRARPASVDDVQEQRDDWRRRKAGGLVTLPVAGRSTQDNLVMD; encoded by the coding sequence ATGGAACAGATTGAAGATGCCCTGCGGGCCGGGATCCCTATCCTTTATGTCACGTCTCCGGAAGAGGAACGGGTGGTTACCGCCCTCGAGCAGTCCAGCCGCAGGTTGAAACGGAAACTGTGGCTGTACACGGTCAGCGAAGGCCTGTGGACCGTAGACTTCCCGCCTTCGGAAAACGGGCCGCCGGAACCGGTTTACGGCAAGCCCAATCCGGAGTTCCGCGACCCTGTTGCCCTGCTGCGGAACATCAAGACCACCCATGTGCCTAAAAGAGGGGCGATCTACCTGCTGCTGGATTTTCATGAATTCCTGTCCGATCCGGTGACCCGGCGGCTGCTGCGGGACCTGGGCGCGGTGTTAAAGGCCGCCAACAGTGCCGTCATTATCCTGGCGCCGGTGGCTTCCCTGCCGCAGGTCCTGGAAAACGATGTCTGGTGCCGCGCGTTTCCGCTGCCGACCCGGACGGAACTGGCTGCCAGCCTGGGCCGGTACGCGGAGCGGAACGCGGACGACGGGCTGGCCGGGATCGCCGCCGACCAGGTGCGGGCGGCCGTGGCCGAAGCCGGACGAGGGCTGACGCTCAAGCAGTTTGAGCAAAGCGTCGCCCGGGCCATGGTCCGCCGCCAGGGCATGATAACGGCGGCCGTGGCCGACGATATCGCCCGGGCCCGGAAAGACATTCTGCGGCGGACCGCGGCCCTGACCTGGATTGACGCCGAGCCCGGGCTCAACTGGGGCGGGTTGTCGGCGCTGAAACAGTGGCTGGCGGAGCGGAAGCGCGGCTTTAGCGACGAGGCCCGCCGGGCGGGTTTGCCGGCGCCCCGGGGCATCCTGCTGCTGGGCGTGCCCGGGTGCGGCAAGAGCCTGGCGGCCAGGATGACCGCCGCATTCTGGAACCTTCCCCTGGCGCGGCTGGAGACCGGCGGCCTGTTCACCAGCCGGGTGGGCGGCTCCGAGGAACGGACCCGGCAGGCGATCAGCGCCGTTGAAGCCATCGCGCCATGCGTGTTGTGGATCGACGAGATCGAAAAAGCCATGGCCGGTATCAGCGGATCGGCGGATTCGGACGCCGGCACGGCCTCCCGGGTGTTTGCCGCCCTGGCCACCTGGATGCAGGAGAAAACCGCGCCGGTGTTCGTAGTGGCCACGGCCAACTCGGTGGCGGCCCTGCCGCCGGAACTGCTGCGCAAGGGCCGCTGGGACGAAATTTTCTTCGTGGACCTGCCGGGCCTGGGCGAGCGCCGGGAGATCGCCGAAATCCATTTGAGAAAAGCCGGCCATGACGCGGTCCAGGCGGATGCCCGCCTGATCGCCGAGCACGGGGAGGGGCTTTCCGGCGCGGAGATCGAGCAGGCCATTGTGGCCGGCCGGTACCGGGCATTCGCGGCCGGACGCTCCATGACGGGCGGGGACGTGCTGGCGGCCATGGCCGGCCAGGTGCCCCTGTCCGTGACCATGGCCGAGGAGATAAGCGCCCTTCGCGAATGGGCCGCCGTCCGGGCCAGGCCGGCCTCCGTGGATGATGTGCAGGAACAGCGGGACGACTGGCGCCGGAGAAAGGCGGGCGGGTTGGTGACGTTGCCGGTGGCCGGCCGGTCAACGCAGGATAATTTGGTTATGGATTAA
- a CDS encoding DUF1257 domain-containing protein has product MSMTIYTTISGVTDLGLMLEALQAMGLQAWKKEGSERGAEGELAEAWIENRRIGIVRNGKTGQLALKGDSDWRVLRDTAFQNRLRQQYGVAAVREKAKAMNYQISSITTRQDGSIQILATAWG; this is encoded by the coding sequence ATGTCCATGACGATTTATACCACTATCAGCGGGGTGACCGACCTGGGGCTCATGCTGGAGGCCTTGCAGGCCATGGGTTTGCAGGCCTGGAAAAAAGAGGGGTCAGAGCGGGGCGCCGAAGGGGAACTGGCGGAAGCCTGGATCGAGAACAGACGGATCGGTATTGTCCGGAACGGGAAAACCGGGCAGTTGGCGCTGAAGGGGGACAGCGACTGGCGGGTGCTGAGGGACACCGCCTTTCAGAACCGGCTGCGCCAGCAATACGGGGTGGCGGCTGTCAGAGAGAAAGCCAAGGCCATGAATTATCAGATCTCTTCGATCACGACCCGTCAGGACGGTTCCATTCAGATCCTGGCTACGGCCTGGGGATAA
- a CDS encoding ImmA/IrrE family metallo-endopeptidase: MNWQVPYLSRADMARRAEALLAAYGEKDGKPVEPPVPVEAMIGFLGLKCVYVNFERINQPGVLGATYVNRRLIAVSRDLLDESVCGRSAFTMAHEVGHWVLHRRLAEKGGGAGSGEEIIFCRREDTAKPVESQANYFAGCLLMPEAHVREAFSRVFKPERLDLVNVHSDFATSMFGFDFCVENWPRIAATVCEAGGFDNVSLQAMIIRLQNLGLVVNHTRQAMGWARKPGMTATA, encoded by the coding sequence ATGAACTGGCAGGTTCCTTATTTATCCAGAGCGGACATGGCCCGGCGAGCCGAAGCGCTGCTGGCGGCATACGGGGAGAAAGACGGCAAGCCGGTGGAGCCGCCCGTGCCGGTGGAAGCGATGATCGGCTTCCTGGGGCTCAAATGCGTGTACGTGAATTTTGAGCGGATCAACCAGCCCGGCGTCCTGGGCGCCACCTATGTCAACCGGCGGCTGATCGCCGTCAGCCGGGACCTGCTGGACGAAAGCGTTTGCGGGCGGTCGGCCTTTACCATGGCCCACGAGGTCGGGCACTGGGTGCTTCACCGGCGCCTGGCGGAAAAGGGCGGCGGAGCCGGAAGCGGCGAGGAGATTATTTTCTGCCGCCGGGAGGACACCGCAAAACCCGTGGAAAGCCAGGCCAATTATTTCGCCGGCTGCCTGCTCATGCCGGAAGCCCATGTGCGGGAAGCCTTTAGCCGGGTGTTCAAGCCGGAGCGGCTCGATCTGGTCAATGTCCACAGCGATTTTGCCACCTCCATGTTCGGTTTTGATTTCTGCGTGGAGAACTGGCCCCGCATCGCCGCGACGGTTTGTGAGGCCGGCGGCTTTGACAATGTCTCGCTTCAGGCCATGATCATCCGGCTGCAGAACCTGGGGCTGGTGGTCAATCATACCCGCCAGGCCATGGGCTGGGCGAGAAAACCGGGGATGACGGCTACGGCTTAA
- a CDS encoding PIN domain-containing protein: MVSRSPGRFLQTHRRIYLDTSIFIYFVERHPLYFDVCDEIFQKVEEGRIEAMTSTLTLMEVLVQPYRVKKEEIVLKFYALMTTYPNLKWIELTLGISDLAAKLRAEHSLKTPDAIQIASALSVGATGIVTNDKVFRKTNQIPCLVLDEMVVKA; encoded by the coding sequence TTGGTAAGCCGAAGCCCCGGCAGATTTCTGCAAACTCACCGCCGGATTTATCTCGATACCAGTATTTTCATCTATTTCGTCGAGCGCCATCCTCTTTATTTTGATGTCTGCGATGAGATTTTCCAGAAAGTTGAAGAAGGTCGTATTGAAGCGATGACATCCACCTTGACACTGATGGAGGTCCTCGTCCAGCCTTACCGGGTAAAAAAGGAAGAGATCGTTCTGAAATTCTATGCTCTTATGACGACATATCCCAATCTGAAATGGATAGAATTAACGCTTGGCATTTCAGACCTTGCCGCCAAGCTGCGGGCTGAGCATAGCTTGAAGACGCCGGATGCCATCCAGATCGCATCTGCCCTTTCCGTCGGCGCGACCGGAATTGTGACCAACGATAAGGTCTTTCGGAAAACAAATCAGATTCCATGCCTGGTTCTGGATGAGATGGTCGTAAAAGCTTAA
- a CDS encoding helix-turn-helix transcriptional regulator, protein MTPSDNTTFAHRLKSLLEAADRTQADLVKSGIISKSYLSGILSGKHPAPDVSIIKGICRELRVDKTVENELILLAGKEFEHILANEAAADFLRRTVENGWGDEEWERHNQVIDIIIPARKKSPDGD, encoded by the coding sequence ATGACGCCATCAGACAACACTACATTCGCACACCGGTTGAAGTCGCTCCTGGAAGCGGCGGACAGGACCCAGGCCGATCTGGTTAAAAGCGGGATCATCTCCAAGAGCTACCTGTCCGGAATCTTGAGCGGCAAGCATCCGGCGCCCGACGTGTCGATCATCAAGGGCATTTGCCGGGAGCTGCGGGTGGACAAAACCGTGGAAAACGAATTGATCCTTCTGGCCGGAAAAGAGTTTGAGCATATTCTGGCCAATGAGGCGGCGGCCGATTTTCTGCGGCGGACCGTGGAAAACGGCTGGGGCGATGAGGAGTGGGAGCGGCATAATCAGGTGATCGACATTATCATTCCCGCCAGGAAAAAGTCTCCGGATGGTGACTGA
- a CDS encoding DUF2997 domain-containing protein, giving the protein MKKTTIEFVVGRDGRIRSRVLGVKGPDCRTVSDALKQGLGKVVSAEKTAEYFETARTGIQVHLGGPDQT; this is encoded by the coding sequence ATGAAGAAAACAACCATTGAATTTGTTGTCGGCCGCGACGGCCGTATCCGTTCGCGGGTCCTGGGAGTGAAAGGGCCTGACTGCCGGACTGTTTCCGACGCGTTGAAGCAGGGCCTGGGCAAAGTGGTGTCCGCGGAAAAGACGGCGGAATATTTCGAGACGGCCCGGACCGGGATCCAGGTTCATCTCGGCGGCCCGGATCAGACATGA
- a CDS encoding AbrB/MazE/SpoVT family DNA-binding domain-containing protein, producing the protein MQTVKLSSKNQIVLPREARDAMKLKAHDELLVVVKGSVTIVMPKPVEYRPELAGAGKGLYPKSYLKKERKDW; encoded by the coding sequence ATGCAGACCGTAAAATTGAGCTCAAAGAATCAGATCGTGCTGCCCAGGGAAGCCAGGGACGCCATGAAACTCAAAGCGCATGACGAGCTTCTGGTCGTTGTCAAGGGCAGTGTGACTATCGTTATGCCTAAGCCCGTGGAATACCGGCCCGAACTGGCCGGGGCGGGCAAAGGCCTTTACCCGAAGTCCTACCTGAAGAAGGAGCGGAAAGATTGGTAA